Sequence from the Thermocoleostomius sinensis A174 genome:
TTACCAACCATTTCATCATCAAAAAATCGACCGACACCTCAAGGGTTGCGGCTAACCTTCAACAGTGTACCTTGCATTGACAAACTTGCATGGACTCAGCGTAGGACATTTCATCGTGCGATGGCTTCAGCCTTACCTAACACCACATCCAGCTTAACTGCCATTGCCCGCAAAGATTTTCTTCACAGCCTCGGCAAGGCTGAACAACTCTTCCTCTAACCCGGCTGGCCATTGCACTCCGCGAGCTTGTCCACGCTGAAACTGCTGCTGAGTTTCGATCGCCAATACATACAGCGCATAAACCAGTTGACGTTCCAAAATCTCGGTTCCTTGCAGTGCTTCAAAGACCACATCTAATGCTTGTAACAACGTTGACAGTTGAGTGGGCAGGGGTGGGTATCCTTGACGTAGCCGAATCAACAGTGCTTCAGTATCGGTTTCTTCAGGATTGCCTTGTTGCATCAAAAAACTGCGGGCAGTCTCGTAGTTCATGTCGATTTCAGGAAGGTAGGGTGCATCGAGCTATTGCTTTGACCTATCGCTTTAGCTCAAAAGTCGATGGTTAAGCAGCGTTTCAGGGTTCAGCTAAGGTAATACCGCAAAATTCCTGGGTTTGGCGAGTGGTTCAGAATTTGCAACTTTGGAAAAAATTGTCCCAACTTGAGCTATCGCAAGGGCAGGTGCTGTGCTGGCATGGACGACGGCTATGCGTCAACGCTGGCTATACTTCCCGTTTCGATCGCTTTACAGACTCTTCATCGCTGCATGTGTTCCAATCAACCGCAAATTACCCATTACTAGAAATAGCCCCTACCTGCCTGTTGCCTTGGTTCTCAAACTGTTGTTCTCAAGCTGTTGTTCTCAAACTGTTTTGTTAATGGGTCTTTTTAGGTATGAACAGCGATCTAGCTACTATTCCATTTGTTGACCTTTCCTTTCAGCATCAGTCCATTCAATCGCAGCTAGATGAAGCAATTCAGTGCGTCATGCAACGCGGCGATTTTGTCCTGGGGCAAGCCGTGACCGCATTCGAGCAGGCATTTGCTCAGGCCTGTGGAGCCGCGCATGGCGTAGGGGTGGCCTGCGGAACCGATGCGATCGCCTTGGGGCTGCAAGCCTGTGGCATTGGAACAGGGGATGAAGTGATTTTGCCCGCCAATACCTTTGTGGCGACGTTGATCGGCGTTCTGCGGACGGGGGCAACGCCTGTTTTAGTCGATTGTGATCCGCAAACTGCATTGATCGATTTAGCCGCCGCCGAACGAGCAATCACACCTAAAACACGGGCAATTGTACCGGTGCACCTCTACGGACAACTAGTGTCTCCAGCCCAACTGCGCGATTTGTCCACAACTTATAACTTGCTGATCTTTGAAGATGCTGCTCAAGCCCACTTGGCTGAACGAGAAGGACAACGGGCCGGGTCGATCGGCATTGGAGCCGCGTTTAGCTTCTATCCCAGCAAGAACTTGGGCGCATTTGGAGATGGGGGGATGGTAGTTGTGCAAGACGAAATCATTGCCCAAACCCTACGATCGCTGCGAAACTATGGCGCATCCCGCAAATACTTTCATACCGACTACGGCACGAATAGTCGCCTGGATACCTTGCAAGCCGCTATCTTGCAAACGAAGTTGCCTCATTTAGTAGGTTGGAATTGCGATCGCTTTCACATTGCCCAACATTACGACACGTTATTAGAACCCCTCAGCGACTTTGGCATTTTCCCGATCGAGAATCACAGTGGCAGTGGACACGTGTACCATCTCTACGTCATTCGCGTGACAGATTTGTGCCCGATCGATCGCCAAACGTTGCAAAGTGAACTAGAGCAACACCGCATTCAAACTGGCATTCACTACCCGCTGCCCTGCCATCTGCAACCCGCCTTCAAACAGCTTGGCTATGCCGCCGGAGCCTTTCCCTACGCAGAAACCCTCTGTCAAGAAATCTTGTCTCTACCGATGTACCCCGGACTGAGCGATCGGCAAATCGAACAAGTGGTAGACACAATTACCTGCGTTGTTACTGCGGCGCAGTCTAAGGTGCTGTCTGATGTAGTGAAGGTGGCGTGATCGGGGAATCGGGAGTCGAGAATCGGGAGTCGGGAGATGGGGGAGAGGATTTTTAACTTTAGTTATTCTGAATATCCTTCTCTTTCCATCTTTCATCCTTGCTTTTGGGCACTCTAGCAAATAACCCTTCATCCGCTTTTCCCAATTATGCGAATCAAGCACCGATCGCCGATCGCCTGGCAGAGCTTTTTTCCAGAACTAGTGCTTTTGAGTTTATGGACGGGTTTGTATGCGCCGCTGCTGTTGTATTGGTGTGATGGATGGATAAATAAAACCATCAGCATTGAACATGAATATTTTAGTCACGGGCTGTTGGGGCTACCGTTTGCGGGTTACATCGCTTGGGAGCGGCGGCAATCATGGCAGAAACTGTCGAATGTGGTAAAGGCGTGGGAGGCGATCGTAGGCTTAGCACTGTGGCTTGGAAGTTTGGTACTGTATTTTGGCACTCTGCCCGATCTCGTTAACTTATCGTTGCCAATTGGGTTGATGGGGCTGTGCTTATGGCTAAAGGGATGGGCAGGTCTACGGTTGCAAGCGTTTCCGCTGTTGCTCGTCTTTCTGGCCACTCCGAATCAGGTTCCCTACCTGTTGGCTCCCTACACGCTACCGCTGCAACAGTTTATTGCAGGAACGGCTGGATTTCTGCTGATGCAGTTTGGTATGGACATTCAAGTGG
This genomic interval carries:
- a CDS encoding Dethiobiotin synthetase, whose product is MNYETARSFLMQQGNPEETDTEALLIRLRQGYPPLPTQLSTLLQALDVVFEALQGTEILERQLVYALYVLAIETQQQFQRGQARGVQWPAGLEEELFSLAEAVKKIFAGNGS
- a CDS encoding DegT/DnrJ/EryC1/StrS family aminotransferase, whose translation is MNSDLATIPFVDLSFQHQSIQSQLDEAIQCVMQRGDFVLGQAVTAFEQAFAQACGAAHGVGVACGTDAIALGLQACGIGTGDEVILPANTFVATLIGVLRTGATPVLVDCDPQTALIDLAAAERAITPKTRAIVPVHLYGQLVSPAQLRDLSTTYNLLIFEDAAQAHLAEREGQRAGSIGIGAAFSFYPSKNLGAFGDGGMVVVQDEIIAQTLRSLRNYGASRKYFHTDYGTNSRLDTLQAAILQTKLPHLVGWNCDRFHIAQHYDTLLEPLSDFGIFPIENHSGSGHVYHLYVIRVTDLCPIDRQTLQSELEQHRIQTGIHYPLPCHLQPAFKQLGYAAGAFPYAETLCQEILSLPMYPGLSDRQIEQVVDTITCVVTAAQSKVLSDVVKVA
- the crtB gene encoding cyanoexosortase B — translated: MRIKHRSPIAWQSFFPELVLLSLWTGLYAPLLLYWCDGWINKTISIEHEYFSHGLLGLPFAGYIAWERRQSWQKLSNVVKAWEAIVGLALWLGSLVLYFGTLPDLVNLSLPIGLMGLCLWLKGWAGLRLQAFPLLLVFLATPNQVPYLLAPYTLPLQQFIAGTAGFLLMQFGMDIQVEQIYLFVNDRIVEVAPYCAGLKMLFTSLYVGLIMLYWTGVWRSQVKSTIFIAGIVLISVAANIIRNTLLTYLHGTKRNVLFHWLHDSWGGDLYSAAMLFFLILVLRCIEFWNLESSEIESFGIELEQEGSEASGELL